A genomic stretch from Pochonia chlamydosporia 170 chromosome 4, whole genome shotgun sequence includes:
- a CDS encoding peptidyl-prolyl cis-trans isomerase ppi1 (similar to Fusarium graminearum PH-1 XP_011319946.1) encodes MTTEILLETSMGPITLELYTTHAPKTCKNFTTLITRSYYNDTIFHRIIPDFMVQGGDPTGTGRGGSSIYGDKFEDEIDPALKHTGAGVLSMANAGPNTNGSQFFITLAPTPWLDGKHTIFGRVKNGMGVVKRMGLVKTAAEDRPVQEVRIVSGRVLDSEAEE; translated from the exons ATGACAACCGAAATCCTCCTCGAAACCTCAATG GGTCCCATCACCCTCGAGCTCTACACCACACACGCCCCCAAAACCTGCAAAAACTTCACCACCCTCATCACCCGCTCCTACTACAACGACACCATATTCCACCGCATAATTCCAGACTTCATGGTCCAGGGCGGCGATCCCACGGGCACTGGCCGCGGCGGCTCCTCCATCTACGGCGACAAGTTCGAGGACGAGATCGACCCTGCGCTGAAGCATACCGGCGCAGGGGTGCTAAGCATGGCGAACGCGGGGCCGAATACGAACGGGTCGCAGTTCTTTATAACTCTCGCGCCTACGCCGTGGTTGGATGGGAAGCACACCATCTTTGGGAGGGTGAAGAATGGGATGGGCgtggtgaagaggatggGCTTGGTGAAGACTGCGGCGGAGGATAGGCCAGTACAGGAGGTTAGGATTGTGTCAGGGAGGGTCTTGGATAGTGAGGCGGAGGAGTAG
- a CDS encoding transcriptional activator (PtaC) (similar to Metarhizium acridum CQMa 102 XP_007814694.1), whose protein sequence is MNETSGRAGIVRARDDASSVDKLVHSVLDDVLFNVLSDLVMKTHRDEKTAKATTAAIQVEKAASDASDSSSPDSRPDIRVETDSAVYEEGKVLLKGNPLKTIQDILCPKCHLPRLLHPTDGKGAQKPDPAIIYCKKHPYIDKPGCDIYGQSWVAPGPGRGKKKKDVEKKEDGTPEQRPPNVLSFPSATCSKCKRCILVTRLNNHMGSCIGNSGRNASRAAAQKLNGNSQNDSTPPSSQKATPAPGSRAASPRKRDASEENDDSDTSHQKKKLKAANLTKKVIIKTKPTLKKEKSKGGSQLSQEHKLSDSSPASNGKGTPKPPAKNGSPVKKIKATKPIHSSPMSKRDIDGMSEISDAMSSPRGK, encoded by the exons ATGAACGAGACCTCAGGCCGGGCCGGCATTGTTCGCGCTCGCGATGATGCCTCCAGCGTCGACAAGCTG GTCCATTCAGTCCTTGACGATGTGCTATTCAACGTCCTCTCCGACCTGGTCATGAAGACGCACCGCGACGAAAAGACTGCCAAAGCCACTACGGCTGCAATCCAGGTCGAAAAAGCGGCCTCTGACGCCTCAGATAGCTCATCACCGGATTCAAGACCCGATATTCGAGTCGAAACCGATTCTGCCGTATacgaagaaggcaaagtcCTGCTCAAAGGCAATCCTCTCAAGACAATACAGGACATCTTGTGCCCCAAATGTCATTTACCACGATTATTACACCCGACCGATGGAAAAGGTGCGCAAAAGCCTGATCCCGCCATAATCTACTGTAAAAAACACCCATATATCGATAAGCCTGGATGTGACATCTACGGCCAGAGTTGGGTAGCCCCCGGCCCAGGCcgagggaagaaaaagaaggatgtggaaaagaaggaagatggTACTCCCGAGCAGCGACCACCAAACGTTCTTTCATTCCCATCTGCAACCtgcagcaaatgcaaacGATGTATACTCGTCACTCGATTAAATAATCACATGGGCTCGTGTATCGGCAACAGCGGTCGCAATGCCAGCCGAGCCGCCGCCCAGAAGCTCAATGGCAACTCTCAAAACGATTCCACGCCCCCGTCGTCACAAAAGGCGACACCGGCACCCGGCTCGCGCGCTGCTAGTCCTAGGAAACGAGACGCGAGCGAGGAGAATGACGATTCCGACACGAGCcaccaaaagaagaagctgaaagCTGCAAACCTGACCAAGAAGGTCATTATCAAGACGAAGCCGACACTAAAGAAGGAAAAGTCGAAAGGAGGGTCCCAATTGAGCCAGGAGCATAAATTGAGCGATTCATCCCCAGCGTCCAACGGCAAAGGGACGCCAAAACCACCCGCCAAGAACGGGAGTCCTGTCAAAAAGATCAAAGCAACCAAGCCGATTCATAGTTCACCCATGTCAAAGAGAGACATTGACGGCATGTCTGAAATATCAGACGCCATGTCGTCACCACGGGGGAAGTGA
- a CDS encoding intramembrane protease 2 (similar to Cordyceps militaris CM01 XP_006668539.1), producing MASNSTAALGPLDTLNTTTNSTITSTSPLSFFQDLDFMILELKLVLSALGIIYLGSHAAIRRPPSASPPKKKPGQKSEDDDRFSQGLEPSDAIMFPIMAAITLVGLYYLIQWLKDPAILNKILRYYMSTMSVASVLTLYAHGMDVGTSFIFPSYWRGRDGSLRKVDQRNKTVQVCDDFGNAGAVTEMNPFPGPLGIFAATERAKKAAWELRSLFTRNWTIKLFIHGMGEESAKIRFSHMMALLFSLMTALVYFSTESAFLSNMLGYGMCYGSFLILSPTDFLTGSLVLWGLFFYDIFMVFYTPYMITVATTLEVPIKLTFEAASRKSILGLGDIVIPGMVIGWALRLDLWLHYVRKIKYESTDLTIVEMEPSSGEIVKRSETKHKEVKARYIDVKNKWGEGLWTRESLFLSRPSQLPVELAGARFNKTYFHASMIGYALGMGVTLAMLLVFKRGQPALLYLVPGVLGSLVFTALVRGEWKDMWKYTEDGSLDVEDVIVDLDWEGKAIKTIGPLEDGVVDTTKDKNKNKKGEEKKKKGGDEKETDEEVEVRKYADTWGHKVFSLSIEVPPESEEA from the exons atggcatcaaattcaacaGCGGCCCTCGGGCCGCTCGATacactcaacaccaccaccaactctACAATAACTTCAACCTCGCCGCTCTCATTCTTTCAGGACCTCGACTTTATGATTCTGGAGCTCAAACTGGTCCTCTCCGCACTGGGAATAATCTATCTCGGCTCTCACGCTGCTATCCGCCGCCCACCATCCGCCTCGCCCCCAAAGAAGAAACCTGGCCAAAAGTCTGAAGACGATGACCGCTTCTCACAGGGCCTCGAGCCCTCTGACGCAATCATGTTCCCCATCATGGCAGCCATCACGCTCGTGGGACTGTACTATCTCATTCAGTGGCTCAAGGATCCGGCCATTTTGAACAAGATACTCAGGTACTACATGTCCACCATGTCGGTAGCCAGTGTCTTGACGCTATACGCCCATGGTATGGACGTGGGCACATCATTCATCTTCCCTAGCTATTGGCGCGGTAGAGACGGGTCCCTACGAAAGGTTGATCAGCGAAATAAGACTGTGCAAGTTTGCGACGACTTTGGGAACGCGGGTGCCGTGACGGAAATGAACCCTTTCCCCGGGCCGTTAGGTATTTTCGCTGCCACAGAGAGAGCCAAGAAGGCGGCTTGGGAGCTGAGGAGCCTGTTCACTAGAAACTGGACGATCAAGCTCTTCATTCATGGGATGGGCGAGGAGTCTGCCAAGATTCGCTTTTCCCATATGATGGCGTTGCTGTTCTCGCTGATGACGGCCCTGGTTTACTTCTCGACAGAGTCGGCCTTTTTGTCGAACATGTTGGGATATGGCATGTGTTATGGGAGtttcttgatcttgtcgCCGACGGACTTTTTGACGGGGAGCTTGGTGCTTTGGGGTTTGTTCTTTTACGACATATTCATGGTGTTTTATAC TCCGTACATGATTACTGTTGCGACGACTCTCGAAGTTCCCATCAAGCTCACCTTTGAAGCCGCATCACGCAAAAGTATCCTCGGTCTTGGAGACATTGTCATCCCCGGCATGGTTATTGGTTGGGCACTTCGTCTGGATTTGTGGCTACACTACGTTCGCAAAATCAAGTATGAATCAACTGACCTCACCATTGTTGAAATGGAGCCCTCCTCTGGTGAAATCGTCAAACGCAGCGAGACAAAACATAAAGAAGTCAAAGCTCGGTACATCGATGTGAAGAACAAGTGGGGTGAGGGTCTCTGGACACGCGAGAGTTTGTTCCTTTCACGGCCTTCGCAGCTTCCCGTTGAATTGGCGGGTGCTCGATTCAACAAGACGTATTTCCACGCCTCCATGATAGGATACGCTCTTGGAATGGGTGTGACcctggccatgttgctggtgtttAAGCGCGGTCAGCCAGCGTTGCTGTACCTTGTTCCTGGCGTTTTGGGCTCGTTGGTGTTTACGGCGCTCGTCAGGGGGGAATGGAAGGATATGTGGAAATACACTGAAGATGGGAGTCTGGATGTGGAGGACGTGATTGTTGACTTGGACTGGGAGGGGAAGGCTATCAAGACGATAGGACCTTtggaggatggtgttgtggacacgaccaaggacaagaacaagaacaagaagggcgaggagaagaagaagaagggtggGGATGAGAAGGAAACAGATGAGGAAGTGGAA